The genome window aactcgcattagCATTCATCTATCGCCATCAGAGAAGGAAGAATGCATCATATTTCTAAAAGAATACGAGAATATTTTTGCATGGTTTCTACGATGACATGACTGGGTtaagcacgtccatagtggctcataagctACCTGCCAACCCCGTGTGTTccccggtaaagcagaagctcaggaaGTTTAAGTcagatatgagtctgaaaataaagGAAGAGGTTACCACGTAGATCAAAGCCAAGGTCATTCTAGTGGTTGAGTATCCAACTTGGTTAGCCTACATCGTaccagttccgaagaaggatgggaaggtTAGGGTGTGTGTTGACTatcgagatctgaacagagcaagccctaaggatgatttcccattTCCCAACATACACATATTGATCGACAACTATgtcaagcatgaactccaatcctttgtgtgTTGTTTTGCAGGATATTACCAGATTTGGATGGACGAAGAAGATGTCGAAAAGACGGCCTTCATCACGCCATGGgggatatattgttacaaaatgatgctaATTGGTTTGAAGAACGTTGGGCTACTTACATGAGGGTCATGACTACTCTTTTTCAcgatatgatacacaaggaaataaaggtgtacgtggatgacgttatcatcaaatctaagagaagtttggatcacatagcagacctaaGAAAGTTTTTTAACCGACTTTGAAAGTACAATCTAAGCTAAATCCAgcaaaatgtgctttcggattCCCTACTGGAAAATTGTTGGGTTTCTTCGTTAGTCACCACggtattgagctagacccgtcaaaaatcaaagttattcaggacttgccaccgccaaagaacaagaaggatgtgatgagttttctggGACGTCTCAATTATATCAGtcgttttatagcacaatcaatggtaatatgtgagccgatcttcaaaatgctgaggaaagatgttgCGATGAGTTGGACCGAAGAATGTCAAAGGGCTTTTGAtaaaatcaaggagtacttgtctAAGCCGCCCATGTGAGTCCCACTAGAACCCGGAAGACCTTTATTATTGTACCTATCCATGTTAGGTGGAGCTTTTGGTTGCGTGCTGGGGCAACTTGATGAAACCGGGAGAAAAGAGCAGGtgatatattatctgagtaagaagttcacaccttacggAGCCCGGTACTCTTTATTGGAACGCACCTCTTGCGCCTTGACATGGATAGACCATAAATTGAGACACTAATTCTGTGCATACACTAcgtatctcatatcaaggatagATCCActgaaatacatctttcagaaacccatgcctacgggtaagctAGCAAAGTGACAGATATTGCTAAGTGAGTTAGACATCATGTATGTGACTCAGAATGCAGTCAAGGGGCAAGCATTGGCTGATCACCTGACAGAGAACCCCGTAGACGAAGAATACAAACcattgaagacgtattttcccgatgaggaaGTGAcgtttgtaggagaagatattgccgaaacatatgatggttggaggatgtttttcgacgaagccgcaaacttcaaaggagtgggcatCAGAGTAGTTTTGGTATCAGAAACCGGTTAACATTACCATGTATCTGCCAAGCTCAGGTTCCCatacaccaacaatatggcagaatatgaggcttgcatcttgggactcagattagccattgacatgaatgttcGGGAATTACcggtaatcggagattcagatcTGTTGGTACACCAGGTACTTGGAGAATGGGCTAGAaagaacactaaaatattgccatacttgcATTGTATATAAtatttgatcaagaggttcacgaagatagaattcaaacacgTTCCGAGAATTCAGAACGAGTTTGTAGATGTGCTggctaccttgtcttccatgatacaacatccagacaagaatttcattgatccTATCCTGATAGAGATTCGTAAGCAGCCAGCTTATTGGGCTCATGTTGAAGAGAAGtttgatggaaatccatggtttcaCGATATCAAGGAGTATTTGGAGAAAGGAGAATACCTAAAAAATATTACACGCACTCAAAAGCACACGCTCTGGAGATTGGCCAACCACTTCTTTCAgagcggaggaattctgtataaAAATACTCTTGACTTGGGATTGttgcgatgtgtcgatgccaaagaggcatctagattgctcgaAGAAATACACGTCAGAACTTGCGAGCCTCATATGAACAGGTTCTTctagctaagaagatattaagggcagggaatttctggatgactatggagacagactgcatcaaatatgtaCAGAAGTGCCACCAATGCCaggtacatgctgatatgatacgggtGCCACCCAACAAACTTAATGCAATAagttcaccctggcctttctctgcttggggcatggacgtCATCGGACCAATTGAACCCGCTACTTCAAACGGACACATATTCATTTTGGTGGCTATaaattacttcacaaaatgggtcgaagtcGCTTCCTATAAAGTTGTGACTAAGAAGGTCATAacagacttcatttgggatcatattgtttgtcgattcggagtgcctgagtcaatcattaccgATAATGCCTAtaatctcaacagtgatctgatgaaaaccatgtgtgaaacattcaagataaaGCACCAGAATTCTATAACATATAgtccgcaaatgaatggagccgtggAAGCCtctaacaagaacatcaagaaggtattaaggaagatggtggaCAACTAAAATCATTGGCATGAGAAGCTACTATTTGCTTTGCTCGGGTACCGCACCACAGTTCGTACTTCACCTGGGGCAACCCCCTATCAgctggtctatggtactgaagctATTATACCAGCCGAGGTGGAGATTCCTTCCTTAAGAATTATACAGGAGGCCGAGCTCAGCGATGCGGAATAGATACAGAGTCGGTACGAGCAACTGCCTCTCATTGACAATAAGAGAATGAACGCAGTATgccacggtcaactctaccagaatagaatggcaagggctttcaacaaaaagtttagatcgaggcaattcacacaggggcaattggtgttgaagtggatcttcccgcatcaggatgaagcaaagggaAAATTCTCACTtaactggcaaggcccttacatggtccACCGAGTATTGATAAGAGGAGCGCTTGTACTTGCAGATATGGATGGAgaaatatggccaaaacctatcaattcggatgcagtcaagagatattatgtttgagATTATGTTTGCGCTTTCTTTGATGTAACctaaactacgcttgacctgattcccgtttaagaggagATACATGAGTAGccatgtgggttcggtcacaacaTAATAAAGCCTTCATTCCCCTCTACGGTCAGGAACCGGGGAAATATTTTGAGTTTTTGTAAATCTCATTATGTCAAGGATCGCCAGGAAGTGTATTGATGGGactatgcatttaaactggggcagaattttgaagagggtcctcaaaattccgagttgagaaggttgcaatgtctcaaaacgTGTCACAGTCTCCGATTCgacaaaattatttgttttatgcaTAATCACATATTTTGAACAACTGCATTTCTCACAAATGATTTATCACAAAtgcatatttttgaaaatttcatttttgTAGTAGCCATACGTTACCCAGGGTGACTCGAACAAAGCATCAAGACAAGGAGCAAAGGCAAAATGAGGAATCAAAGGCACAAACTGACCTTTCCCAAAAACTCACAATTTTCTTTGGATGTAGGCATAACATAACAAGAACGTCCATGAATATATAGCCAGAATGCTATCTTCACACCGACAGAAGTCACCAAGAACAAACGCGTCAAGCTAAGGGCCACTTTCCCTCTCACATTTAATCGTTGATTTCTCTGCATAGGGCActgccctcattctttgcatgaggctaaacactgtctccattattACATAGGGCTAAGTAATACCCTAATTCTTTGAATAGGGCTAAGCACTGtcctcatcattgcataaggcaaAACACTGCCATtttctgcatagggctaagcactgccctcattcttttcatgagtctaagaattgtctccattattgcataaggctaagcactgccttcctccgcatgagactaagcattgtctccattgcacgaggctaagaattgcctccactattacataaggctaaacgttgccttccttgcatgagactaagcaatgtCTCCATTACAtatcatgaggctaagcattgcctccactatcgcataagtctaagcattgccttcctccgcatgagactaagcactgtctccatcacattgcatgaggctaagcattgcctctactattgcataaggctaaatactgccttccttgcatgagactaagcactgtctctatTACAggacatgaggctaagcattgcctccactaCTTCATAAGGATAAATGCTACCTttccttacatgagactaagcattgtctccattactgtaacgacccagccggtcgtttcgagagttataaccttgttttccccattcctactactttttgtgttattcagctatattatgttatattgggttagttggttcgagtccggaaggaactcggagtgaaatgaggcacttagtctcataattgaaaattttaaagttagaaaagtggaccggatatggacctct of Nicotiana tomentosiformis chromosome 7, ASM39032v3, whole genome shotgun sequence contains these proteins:
- the LOC138896247 gene encoding uncharacterized protein, whose product is MAEYEACILGLRLAIDMNVRELPVIGDSDLLVHQRFTKIEFKHVPRIQNEFVDVLATLSSMIQHPDKNFIDPILIEIRKQPAYWAHVEEKFDGNPWFHDIKEYLEKGEYLKNITRTQKHTLWRLANHFFQSGGILYKNTLDLGLLRCVDAKEASRLLEEIHVHADMIRVPPNKLNAISSPWPFSAWGMDVIGPIEPATSNGHIFILVAINYFTKWVEVASYKVVTKKVITDFIWDHIVCRFGVPESIITDNAYNLNSDLMKTMCETFKIKHQNSITYSPQMNGAVEASNKNIKKMVRTRATGQEGQLLVPPARAARGRGCSRDCGRGRGAARTTAGVVPTDPPVVPDQDQVPVVDAPA